The Rhodamnia argentea isolate NSW1041297 chromosome 10, ASM2092103v1, whole genome shotgun sequence sequence ttattgtcTTATTTACTAATATTGCTACTACCTGTTGTTCTGTTCTTCTTCTAATCATAACCTGGCTTGAAAGATCTGCGATTTCGGTTTTATAATTACTCACCCTTTGTTAGAAGTATGCCTGAGGATTCATATGTTTTTCCAAAGCTAGTGCAAGTTCCTTAATTGAGTTGGCACTTCCTTCCTCTGTATTAGTCGCTTCTCTTCATTTGCTTTGAACCGGGAAAGTCCAAATTCCAGCCTAATTTTACATTGGCACTATCTCCACTGTAATATTACCTTGTCTATCATTTTCAGATATTCTATGAGACTGCAAAGACGCATGTTGAAGAAGCTATCTTATCGCATGATATGGAACAAGGGTGCAGTGGTGTTCCAGATAATGTTAAACCGTCTGACATGCCTAATTTGCTAAAGGAAATTCTACCTCATCTAAATAATATGACCAATAAGGGCCTTTATCATTTTGCTATGATAGTTACTAGGGGGTCTGTCGAGTTTGACAAAACttgctggaagatgaagaaactTATTAGGGAAACTGTCCGTAAAGTATGCCATATTGAAAAGAACACCCAATGGGATAATGTTACATTTAAGAAGCTCTATCGACTTCTAAATGACCCACGGAATTTCCGAGGAAACTGTCTGAATCATTTGGCTCCTGCATCTCATTTTCAAAGGGCAGCGGCTTTGAAGCTCTTGGGTAGACTTGAGGAACTCTCTACACCAGCTCTGATTGCAATGTATAGGAAACTAAGACGTGTACAGGCGAGAGTACCTCGGTTGGGGCCCTTTAAAAGTGGACGGAGCCGAGATGATCTTATCAATAAAGTGAGGAAAACTAGTAGAAACATGTTGATGGATCCTGGTTCTAGGGATTGTCTACCAGAACCACTAGCTAAAGCAATGGCTATAGCAGAATTATCTTTAAAACTAGCATCAGGCTTTCAAAGTTCCACAGGAATGAAGTTCTACCACTTTGCTTCAGAAATTACAAGTTTGCAGGATGAGATTGTGAAGGCTCTTTGGCTCCTGAACTCAAAAGTTAGATTCCAGGAGCTGAAAGTTTTGCAGTCACTATTGGACCCCAGTGCTAAAGTCCCAGAGAGTCGTCTACGAACAGCAGTCAAGAACGTTTTGACTGAGTATCTTTTTGAATGCTCTGATTTGGATTTGATCCCAAGGTCTTTATTGGAATGTCTGGCTTTTATTAACAGGAATTCTCGAACGGCACCATCCTTACCTAAGGAGGAAgttgaagaagaagtagaatgcATTTTGGTTGTTAGTGCCCATATGAAGCAGAATGTCTGGGATTTGCTTCCTGAAATTGGGTATCATACAGATTTCACCGATGCTTATATGGAGGAATTGGAGGAAAGTGATGACGCCGCCAACTCCGATGATGAAGACGAGAGACATACAAGGATATCAAATAGTGGAAGGTCTGACAACATTGATTCGTTGTTTCCAGTGGAAGGTACTGGAGAGTCTATTACTGATAGCTCCAACCTGCCTCCATTCGATATTGAGGCTAATGGTAGTCCTCCTGGTCACACCCCAAGGAAAGTGTTTGACagtgctgctgctgctcttaAATCTGAGACGGATATCTCTCCCAGTATAGCCTCCACTGCTGCTTGGTATAGCAGTTCCTCCTTTTTATTCCAAGAATCAAAGAGTTCTAGACGCTTGAATGGCATGGATAGAGATAATGTAAAGCCATTGGGCAACTTTGGTGCTGCCGAAACCAATGGTGATGGtcccttctcttttttgttgcCCAACACAGGGCGTGCAAAATCTCTCGAGAGATacaaagatgaagatgatgaactcAAGAATCAACAAAGGGATGTCTCAAACAGATCGAGCACTTGCATAAATCGATACCTTGCTGTCCAGGAAGCTTGTGACGAAACAAGTATAATTGCCTATAATTTTGTAGGTTATATATTGGAAGAATTTGCACAAAGAGAAGGTTTGAATGTAGAAATGAATGAGTGTTCCTATCTGGGACGTGATCAGTCCATTGGAGGTCATGAAGGTATACCAACCGAGTTTTATCCTTAGAGAGACAATACTGAAGAAAAGGGATTCATGCTTTACTGTTGAAGCAGGGTCATTTTTCCCTAACTTTGGTCAAATTATATTTGTGAAAACATTAGTTTTTCCGTTGTAAGAATGGtgactgattgattgattgcCCTTCAGTAACTTATATCATTGTAGAGGTGCCTTCTTGTGTTAGTCAATTTGTCATCAGGGATAACCATTGCAACCCTTAAGATCATTTTAAAAGGTACTTGGTGAATGACATCAAATAAATTTCGTGGCCATCAAGTTACTTGTGGCATTTACTGCTTTGCATGTTTAGATTGTCAGCAGAAGTTTGTGGTAATGACTGATAATGGCTATTTTTGTACAACTGCAGAAAGGAAGGATTCTAGTCATCATGAGGGCTCAGAAGTTTCTGTTATCCATAGAGCACTTGAAAAGTTAGTTCCATGCCTCAAGAAGAGGTATGACAGAATTTTACTTATCCCACTTATTGGCAAAATCACGTTCcgtgcatttttcttttttttgttatccgTTTGAATATGGAAGACAAAACTCATCAAAGGGGTACCAGGGGGTTACCATTGCTACAAAGTTCGATGCAAGAGAGTTTTTCAAATCTAACAAATGAAAGATCACTCCCGATCTATCTACTAGTTTAATTATCTCCCCTAATAGTTTTATATGTTCTTTTCCTTATCAGTTATATTTCATATGGTATAGGAAATGATAAATGAGGATTTGGCAGTCTTGAGTATGATTCCTACCTTCCTCTCTCACCCTGTCCTCATCAATCTGAATAATAGAAGATTTGTTGAATCACTCCATAAGGCAATACTGCTGGTGCCATACTTTGCAATCTGATGTTATGTGAGGCCACTGCAAATATTGCTATCATTTCTGATATTCATTAACCCAAATTTTGCTGATAAGTTCTGTGAGGTCCAGTTTATCGTTTCCCCTTGGATTTTTACGTTGAAACTCTTACTTTTTCATGCAGTGTGATGGAAAGAGTGAAGGATTTCACAGGCCTTCCCTAGAGGTCTAGTCTCAATGGGAAGGGAATCGTATCCTAGTTCCTCGAGTAAACTCTAGAATCTTGCTTGAATCAAGCTTCATAGTTAATTGCCTCATATGGCAGGAGTTGAGGACTTTTCCTCCATGGGGAATTATCTGGGGAAAGATGAGAAGACACGCAAAAGATGACTTGTTTGGCCAGTGAAAGAACATCAACTAGGCCTCATGCCTCATGGATGAAATGAATCCTATGGTAATCACAAAGCAGTTAATCATCCTGATGCCATGGATTTGGATGGATATTGGCTCTGCTTGGAAGGTATAGGTCTCCTCGTTGTGGACATAACTTCTCTGTCAAGCAACTATTTGGCAATATGACTCTTTAAGGGCAAATCAATTGCGAGAACCATAGCCTGTTTGCGTGGGCATCACCTAATCAAGCCGACCTTGGCATGAGCTGTGCATGACGTTTCCTCCCTCCATTGAGTTGATGTGGGCAAAAGGAATTAATCAACTCCTGCTATCCAAGAGGCGATAGAAAAGAAGCTCTGCGTATAGGGTTATTTGTTCTGAGAGAGGGAATGTAGGTTTGCGAATGCAAGTCCCAGTGTTTCCTGAAGTTCAAATGATGATCGTTCTACAGTGATATATTGTTATCTTTGACCCCGAAGGTCGTGGCAGCCCCATTTTGGAAATGTTTCCCCACTCTGTATCTATCATTTATAGCCAACCTAGCACTAACAACTACCAAGCAAAGGTATGCCCTCGTAAGAAGTATTGTGAAACAAAGTTTTAGatatatcattagaatgaaTGTATAATTTAAAttcatctttcattttcccttCCTCGCCCTTT is a genomic window containing:
- the LOC115739172 gene encoding uncharacterized protein LOC115739172 isoform X3, whose protein sequence is MDMAGLGLYHTDCESILSQIKHQEKQLTLKRRWLIGLPLSKSELKHLEGPEFFKKRALRESMLREDDIFYETAKTHVEEAILSHDMEQGCSGVPDNVKPSDMPNLLKEILPHLNNMTNKGLYHFAMIVTRGSVEFDKTCWKMKKLIRETVRKVCHIEKNTQWDNVTFKKLYRLLNDPRNFRGNCLNHLAPASHFQRAAALKLLGRLEELSTPALIAMYRKLRRVQARVPRLGPFKSGRSRDDLINKVRKTSRNMLMDPGSRDCLPEPLAKAMAIAELSLKLASGFQSSTGMKFYHFASEITSLQDEIVKALWLLNSKVRFQELKVLQSLLDPSAKVPESRLRTAVKNVLTEYLFECSDLDLIPRSLLECLAFINRNSRTAPSLPKEEVEEEVECILVVSAHMKQNVWDLLPEIGYHTDFTDAYMEELEESDDAANSDDEDERHTRISNSGRSDNIDSLFPVEGTGESITDSSNLPPFDIEANGSPPGHTPRKVFDSAAAALKSETDISPSIASTAAWYSSSSFLFQESKSSRRLNGMDRDNVKPLGNFGAAETNGDGPFSFLLPNTGRAKSLERYKDEDDELKNQQSYILEEFAQREGLNVEMNECSYLGRDQSIGGHEERKDSSHHEGSEVSVIHRALEKLVPCLKKSVMERVKDFTGLP
- the LOC115739172 gene encoding uncharacterized protein LOC115739172 isoform X1, with the translated sequence MDMAGLGLYHTDCESILSQIKHQEKQLTLKRRWLIGLPLSKSELKHLEGPEFFKKRALRESMLREDDIFYETAKTHVEEAILSHDMEQGCSGVPDNVKPSDMPNLLKEILPHLNNMTNKGLYHFAMIVTRGSVEFDKTCWKMKKLIRETVRKVCHIEKNTQWDNVTFKKLYRLLNDPRNFRGNCLNHLAPASHFQRAAALKLLGRLEELSTPALIAMYRKLRRVQARVPRLGPFKSGRSRDDLINKVRKTSRNMLMDPGSRDCLPEPLAKAMAIAELSLKLASGFQSSTGMKFYHFASEITSLQDEIVKALWLLNSKVRFQELKVLQSLLDPSAKVPESRLRTAVKNVLTEYLFECSDLDLIPRSLLECLAFINRNSRTAPSLPKEEVEEEVECILVVSAHMKQNVWDLLPEIGYHTDFTDAYMEELEESDDAANSDDEDERHTRISNSGRSDNIDSLFPVEGTGESITDSSNLPPFDIEANGSPPGHTPRKVFDSAAAALKSETDISPSIASTAAWYSSSSFLFQESKSSRRLNGMDRDNVKPLGNFGAAETNGDGPFSFLLPNTGRAKSLERYKDEDDELKNQQRDVSNRSSTCINRYLAVQEACDETSIIAYNFVGYILEEFAQREGLNVEMNECSYLGRDQSIGGHEERKDSSHHEGSEVSVIHRALEKLVPCLKKSVMERVKDFTGLP
- the LOC115739172 gene encoding uncharacterized protein LOC115739172 isoform X2, giving the protein MDMAGLGLYHTDCESILSQIKHQEKQLTLKRRALRESMLREDDIFYETAKTHVEEAILSHDMEQGCSGVPDNVKPSDMPNLLKEILPHLNNMTNKGLYHFAMIVTRGSVEFDKTCWKMKKLIRETVRKVCHIEKNTQWDNVTFKKLYRLLNDPRNFRGNCLNHLAPASHFQRAAALKLLGRLEELSTPALIAMYRKLRRVQARVPRLGPFKSGRSRDDLINKVRKTSRNMLMDPGSRDCLPEPLAKAMAIAELSLKLASGFQSSTGMKFYHFASEITSLQDEIVKALWLLNSKVRFQELKVLQSLLDPSAKVPESRLRTAVKNVLTEYLFECSDLDLIPRSLLECLAFINRNSRTAPSLPKEEVEEEVECILVVSAHMKQNVWDLLPEIGYHTDFTDAYMEELEESDDAANSDDEDERHTRISNSGRSDNIDSLFPVEGTGESITDSSNLPPFDIEANGSPPGHTPRKVFDSAAAALKSETDISPSIASTAAWYSSSSFLFQESKSSRRLNGMDRDNVKPLGNFGAAETNGDGPFSFLLPNTGRAKSLERYKDEDDELKNQQRDVSNRSSTCINRYLAVQEACDETSIIAYNFVGYILEEFAQREGLNVEMNECSYLGRDQSIGGHEERKDSSHHEGSEVSVIHRALEKLVPCLKKSVMERVKDFTGLP
- the LOC115739172 gene encoding uncharacterized protein LOC115739172 isoform X4, translated to MEQGCSGVPDNVKPSDMPNLLKEILPHLNNMTNKGLYHFAMIVTRGSVEFDKTCWKMKKLIRETVRKVCHIEKNTQWDNVTFKKLYRLLNDPRNFRGNCLNHLAPASHFQRAAALKLLGRLEELSTPALIAMYRKLRRVQARVPRLGPFKSGRSRDDLINKVRKTSRNMLMDPGSRDCLPEPLAKAMAIAELSLKLASGFQSSTGMKFYHFASEITSLQDEIVKALWLLNSKVRFQELKVLQSLLDPSAKVPESRLRTAVKNVLTEYLFECSDLDLIPRSLLECLAFINRNSRTAPSLPKEEVEEEVECILVVSAHMKQNVWDLLPEIGYHTDFTDAYMEELEESDDAANSDDEDERHTRISNSGRSDNIDSLFPVEGTGESITDSSNLPPFDIEANGSPPGHTPRKVFDSAAAALKSETDISPSIASTAAWYSSSSFLFQESKSSRRLNGMDRDNVKPLGNFGAAETNGDGPFSFLLPNTGRAKSLERYKDEDDELKNQQRDVSNRSSTCINRYLAVQEACDETSIIAYNFVGYILEEFAQREGLNVEMNECSYLGRDQSIGGHEERKDSSHHEGSEVSVIHRALEKLVPCLKKSVMERVKDFTGLP